In one Heteronotia binoei isolate CCM8104 ecotype False Entrance Well chromosome 1, APGP_CSIRO_Hbin_v1, whole genome shotgun sequence genomic region, the following are encoded:
- the TBPL1 gene encoding TATA box-binding protein-like 1 isoform X2, translating to MDAESDVALDILITNVVCVFRTRCHLNLRKIALEGANVIYKRDVGKVLMKLRKPRITATIWSSGKVICTGATSEEEAKFGARRLARSLQKLGFQVIFTDFKVVNVLAVCNMPFEIRLPEFTKNNRPHASYEPELHPAVCYRIKSLRATLQIFSTGSITVTGPNVKAVATAVEQIYPFVFESRKEIL from the exons ATGGATGCAGAGAGTGATGTTGCATTGGACATTTTAATCACAAATGTAGTATGTGTCTTCCGAACAAGATGTCATTTAAACTTGCGAAAGATTGCTTTAGAAGGAGCAAATGTAATATACAAGCGTGATGTTGGG AAAGTATTAATGAAGCTTAGGAAGCCCAGGATTACAGCAACAATTTGGTCCTCAGGGAAAGTAATTTGCACAGGGGCTACAAG CGAAGAAGAAGCTAAATTTGGTGCCAGACGATTAGCCCGTAGTCTGCAAAAACTAGGTTTTCAG GTGATTTTTACAGATTTTAAAGTTGTCAATGTTTTAGCAGTATGCAACATGCCCTTTGAAATCAGATTGCCAGAATTCACAAAAAACAACAGGCCTCATGCTAG TTATGAACCTGAGCTTCATCCTGCAGTGTGCTACAGAATAAAATCTCTCAGAGCTACATTACAGATTTTTTCAACAGGAAGTATCACAGTTACAG GACCAAATGTAAAGGCTGTTGCCACTGCAGTGGAACAGATCTATCCATTTGTGTTTGAAAGCAGGAAAGAAATTTTATAA
- the TBPL1 gene encoding TATA box-binding protein-like 1 isoform X1: MDAESDVALDILITNVVCVFRTRCHLNLRKIALEGANVIYKRDVGKVLMKLRKPRITATIWSSGKVICTGATSCSFIFFNSSEEEAKFGARRLARSLQKLGFQVIFTDFKVVNVLAVCNMPFEIRLPEFTKNNRPHASYEPELHPAVCYRIKSLRATLQIFSTGSITVTGPNVKAVATAVEQIYPFVFESRKEIL; this comes from the exons ATGGATGCAGAGAGTGATGTTGCATTGGACATTTTAATCACAAATGTAGTATGTGTCTTCCGAACAAGATGTCATTTAAACTTGCGAAAGATTGCTTTAGAAGGAGCAAATGTAATATACAAGCGTGATGTTGGG AAAGTATTAATGAAGCTTAGGAAGCCCAGGATTACAGCAACAATTTGGTCCTCAGGGAAAGTAATTTGCACAGGGGCTACAAG TTGCTCATTTATTTTTTTCAACTCTAGCGAAGAAGAAGCTAAATTTGGTGCCAGACGATTAGCCCGTAGTCTGCAAAAACTAGGTTTTCAG GTGATTTTTACAGATTTTAAAGTTGTCAATGTTTTAGCAGTATGCAACATGCCCTTTGAAATCAGATTGCCAGAATTCACAAAAAACAACAGGCCTCATGCTAG TTATGAACCTGAGCTTCATCCTGCAGTGTGCTACAGAATAAAATCTCTCAGAGCTACATTACAGATTTTTTCAACAGGAAGTATCACAGTTACAG GACCAAATGTAAAGGCTGTTGCCACTGCAGTGGAACAGATCTATCCATTTGTGTTTGAAAGCAGGAAAGAAATTTTATAA